The following coding sequences lie in one Meles meles chromosome X, mMelMel3.1 paternal haplotype, whole genome shotgun sequence genomic window:
- the SOWAHD gene encoding ankyrin repeat domain-containing protein SOWAHD codes for MAEPRGTASPGPKASLAATALSPRSAPQLRPWRADAATLGRYPGHAAASRDPLLHGSMLLSAAGSGRRRGALRELLGLQGAAPAGWPSEERAEEPSPAGPNGPNGPGGGGLCLEPHEHAWILAAAEGRLEVLWEQLEAEPALLLRCDPITGYTVLHWLAKHGCHEELILVHDFAQRRGLQLDVSASGSGGLTPLHLAALQGHDMVIKVLVGALGADPSRRDYSGHRACHYLRPDAPQSLRELSGAEDWETAGGCERMNANNNSSGGGAWAPRRTQSWVGTSSVETPARAAASPCKEKNYTGSRVVQIQGLLRQMFPFFQDR; via the coding sequence ATGGCCGAACCCCGAGGGACCGCGAGCCCGGGGCCCAAGGCCTCCCTCGccgccaccgcgctgagcccgcGGAGCGCCCCGCAGCTCCGCCCCTGGAGAGCGGACGCCGCCACCCTGGGCAGGTACCCGGGCCACGCCGCCGCCTCCCGGGACCCCCTCCTCCACGGCTCAATGCTGCTCTCGGCAGCGGGCTCCGGCCGCCGGCGGGGAGCGCTGCGGGAGCTGCTGGGGCTGCAGGGGGCGGCCCCCGCCGGCTGGCCGTCGGAGGAGCGCGCAGAGGAGCCGTCCCCGGCCGGGCCCAACGGGCCGAACGGGCCGGGCGGCGGCGGGCTGTGCCTGGAGCCCCACGAGCACGCGTGGATACTGGCGGCCGCCGAGGGCCGCCTCGAGGTGCTGTGGGAGCAGCTGGAAGCCGAGCCCGCCCTGTTGCTGCGGTGCGACCCGATCACGGGCTACACGGTGCTGCACTGGTTGGCCAAGCACGGGTGCCACGAGGAGCTCATCCTGGTGCACGACTTCGCCCAGCGCCGGGGGCTGCAGCTCGACGTGAGCGCCTCGGGCAGCGGCGGTCTCACGCCCCTCCACCTGGCGGCCCTGCAAGGCCACGACATGGTCATCAAGGTGCTGGTGGGCGCCTTGGGGGCCGACCCCTCGCGCCGCGACTACAGCGGCCACCGGGCCTGTCACTACCTGCGGCCCGACGCGCCCCAGAGCCTGCGGGAGCTGTCGGGGGCCGAGGACTGGGAGACCGCGGGCGGCTGCGAGCGTATGAACGCCAACAACAACAGCAGCGGCGGGGGCGCGTGGGCGCCGCGACGGACCCAGAGCTGGGTGGGCACGAGCTCCGTAGAGACCCCGGCGAGAGCGGCGGCGTCGCCCTGCAAGGAGAAGAACTACACGGGCAGCCGGGTGGTCCAAATTCAGGGCCTTCTCCGCCAAATGTTCCCCTTCTTCCAGGACCGTTGA